Proteins from a genomic interval of Nocardioides jishulii:
- a CDS encoding ArsC/Spx/MgsR family protein — MEIWLNPACSKCRTALATLDEAGVTYTVRRYLDDRPSAEELGEVVARLGLEPWDLARPRETREAGIDLPKDAEHRQEWLTALAASPRTIQRPILTADDGTTVVGRDPESLARVIAAE, encoded by the coding sequence ATGGAGATCTGGCTCAACCCCGCCTGCAGCAAGTGCCGCACCGCCCTCGCCACCCTCGACGAGGCGGGCGTGACCTACACGGTGCGCCGCTACCTCGACGACCGTCCGAGCGCCGAGGAGCTGGGTGAGGTCGTGGCGCGACTCGGTCTCGAGCCGTGGGACCTGGCCCGCCCCCGTGAGACCCGTGAGGCGGGGATCGACCTGCCGAAGGACGCGGAGCACCGCCAGGAGTGGCTGACGGCACTGGCCGCCTCTCCGCGCACCATCCAGCGGCCGATCCTCACCGCCGACGACGGGACCACCGTGGTGGGCCGCGACCCCGAGTCACTGGCCAGGGTCATCGCCGCCGAGTAG
- the pknB gene encoding Stk1 family PASTA domain-containing Ser/Thr kinase: MESDESTRRRAAADPPDPLRGRVLDGRYRIVRRIARGGMAGVYEAVDLRLERTVAVKVMHQGLGDGNDFADRFVREARAAAQLSHPNVVAVYDQGEDDGTVFLAMEYVPGRTLRDVIRDEAPLGAARALALIEPVLAALAAAHRAGIVHRDVKPENVLIGEGPESTSVKVADFGLAKAVSATSHHTATGVVIGTVSYLAPELVVQGQADARADVYAAGVLLYELLTGAKPHEGETQIQVAYKHVHEDVPAPSARVPGLPAYVDALVARATARDKDQRPADAGVLLHQVRRVAQTLRDGITEDPELETDLRPLPVVSPLPVEMEADSDGFADLESPSTTGDDARATRDSDTTFESFFEAPSERTTVVGHSDDLGVAVSDRTQQIQVPHDFAGSSVAAAPGIARLPVPEPDLPRTPSTRRRSRRGPLVLLLSLLLVVAVGLASWWFGFARYTTTPSVLGMDRAAAVEALEAAGLEVEVGDPSYSEDVPVDDVVSTDPGPGDRVLPGDTVVLSLSRGPERYDVPKLSGLSVDEAQAALERMKLEFGRQVDRYHETVPEGQVISSNPKAGATLRPGTAVNVVVSKGREPVELDDWTGKKADKATAALTGAGLEVDTERVFDDDVAEGVVISQSPTSGTLFKGDTVKLVVSKGPELVQMPRVIAQGEKAAKERLEALGFTVKVERSGQYIGLGFVLSSDPGAGEMVPKGFTVTLFLI; the protein is encoded by the coding sequence GTGGAGTCAGACGAGTCCACGCGCCGGCGCGCCGCTGCGGACCCCCCCGACCCCCTGCGCGGGCGGGTGCTCGACGGGCGTTACCGCATCGTGCGCCGCATCGCTCGGGGCGGCATGGCCGGTGTCTACGAAGCCGTCGACCTCCGCCTCGAACGCACCGTGGCGGTCAAGGTGATGCACCAGGGCCTGGGCGACGGCAACGACTTCGCCGACCGCTTCGTGCGCGAGGCCCGCGCGGCTGCCCAGCTCTCCCACCCCAACGTCGTGGCGGTCTACGACCAGGGCGAGGACGACGGCACCGTCTTCCTGGCCATGGAGTACGTGCCCGGCCGCACCCTGCGCGACGTGATCCGCGACGAGGCGCCGTTGGGGGCAGCCCGGGCCCTCGCGCTCATCGAGCCCGTGCTGGCAGCCCTCGCGGCAGCCCACCGCGCCGGGATCGTGCACCGTGACGTCAAGCCCGAGAACGTGCTCATCGGCGAAGGCCCGGAGTCGACGTCGGTCAAGGTGGCCGACTTCGGCCTCGCCAAGGCGGTCAGCGCCACCTCCCACCACACCGCGACCGGCGTCGTCATCGGCACCGTCTCCTACCTCGCCCCCGAGCTGGTCGTCCAGGGACAGGCCGATGCCCGCGCCGACGTGTACGCCGCCGGCGTGCTCCTCTACGAGCTCCTCACCGGCGCGAAGCCCCACGAGGGCGAGACCCAGATCCAGGTCGCCTACAAGCACGTGCACGAGGACGTCCCTGCACCCTCGGCGCGGGTGCCGGGGCTGCCTGCGTACGTCGACGCCCTGGTCGCGCGCGCCACCGCCCGCGACAAGGACCAGCGCCCGGCTGACGCCGGAGTCCTCCTGCACCAGGTGCGGCGGGTCGCCCAGACGCTGCGTGACGGGATCACTGAGGACCCCGAGCTCGAGACCGACCTGCGCCCGCTGCCGGTCGTCTCCCCGTTGCCCGTCGAGATGGAGGCCGACAGCGACGGCTTCGCCGACCTCGAGTCCCCCTCGACCACGGGCGACGACGCCAGGGCGACGAGGGACTCGGACACAACGTTCGAGTCGTTCTTCGAGGCGCCCAGCGAGCGCACCACCGTCGTGGGGCACAGCGACGACCTCGGTGTCGCGGTCAGTGACCGCACCCAGCAGATCCAGGTCCCGCACGACTTCGCGGGGTCGTCGGTGGCCGCCGCGCCAGGCATCGCCCGGCTGCCTGTCCCCGAGCCGGACCTCCCGCGTACGCCGTCGACCAGGCGACGCTCTCGTCGCGGCCCGCTGGTGCTGCTGCTCTCCCTGCTCCTCGTGGTGGCCGTCGGCCTCGCCTCGTGGTGGTTCGGGTTCGCCCGCTACACGACCACGCCGTCGGTGCTGGGCATGGACCGGGCCGCAGCCGTCGAGGCGCTCGAGGCGGCCGGTCTGGAGGTCGAGGTGGGTGACCCCTCCTACAGCGAGGACGTGCCCGTCGACGACGTCGTCTCCACCGACCCTGGCCCCGGCGACCGGGTGCTCCCCGGCGACACCGTGGTGCTCTCGCTCTCCCGCGGCCCGGAGCGCTACGACGTCCCGAAGCTGTCCGGCCTGTCGGTCGACGAGGCCCAAGCAGCCCTCGAGAGGATGAAGCTCGAGTTCGGACGTCAGGTCGACCGTTACCACGAGACCGTCCCCGAGGGGCAGGTCATCTCCAGCAACCCCAAGGCCGGCGCCACGCTGCGCCCGGGCACCGCGGTCAACGTGGTGGTGAGCAAGGGCCGGGAGCCGGTCGAGCTCGACGACTGGACCGGCAAGAAGGCCGACAAGGCGACCGCAGCACTCACCGGCGCCGGTCTCGAGGTCGACACCGAGCGGGTCTTCGACGACGACGTCGCCGAGGGCGTGGTGATCAGCCAGAGCCCCACGAGCGGCACGCTCTTCAAGGGCGACACCGTGAAGCTGGTCGTCTCCAAGGGGCCAGAGCTCGTGCAGATGCCGCGGGTGATCGCCCAGGGGGAGAAGGCGGCCAAGGAGCGGCTCGAGGCGCTCGGCTTCACCGTGAAGGTCGAGCGCTCAGGCCAGTACATCGGCCTCGGCTTCGTGCTCAGCAGCGACCCCGGCGCCGGCGAGATGGTGCCCAAGGGCTTCACGGTCACGCTCTTCCTGATCTGA
- a CDS encoding deoxyribonuclease IV, translated as MLKQSFPSLSPSALRNPVGTHVQVGKGLVAGALASAVEIEAETIQVFVGNPRGWAHSAGDPRVDAAFREATAARGMRVFVHAPYLVNLGSPTPATYEKSVAVLAHNLRRAAEIGAEGVVVHTGSFVDPTGSTERHASAMRQVRDGLLPLLEALGDEDAPWLLLEPTAGQGRSLCAGVEDLVPYLAAVDDHPRAGICLDTCHVFAAGAPLDDEGGATATVDRIIEIGGPGRLRLVHANDSMDVRGAFKDRHQRIGEGHIGTGAFSELFAHPGLEGVPFILETPGSRDAGNTDIPLLKKLREQAHG; from the coding sequence GTGCTGAAGCAGTCCTTCCCCTCGCTCTCCCCCTCCGCCCTGCGCAACCCCGTCGGTACCCACGTCCAGGTGGGCAAAGGGCTCGTCGCCGGAGCCCTCGCGTCCGCCGTCGAGATCGAGGCGGAGACCATCCAGGTCTTCGTCGGCAATCCCCGCGGTTGGGCCCACTCCGCCGGCGACCCGCGCGTGGACGCGGCCTTCCGCGAGGCCACCGCCGCACGGGGCATGCGGGTCTTCGTGCACGCCCCCTACCTCGTGAACCTCGGCTCCCCCACGCCCGCGACGTACGAGAAGTCCGTCGCCGTGCTGGCGCACAACCTGCGCCGCGCGGCCGAGATCGGCGCCGAGGGCGTCGTCGTGCACACGGGGTCGTTCGTCGACCCGACCGGGAGCACGGAGCGGCACGCCAGCGCCATGCGGCAGGTCCGCGACGGCCTGCTCCCCCTCCTGGAGGCGCTCGGTGACGAGGACGCGCCGTGGCTGCTGCTCGAGCCCACCGCCGGCCAGGGGCGCAGCCTCTGTGCCGGGGTCGAGGACCTCGTCCCCTACCTCGCCGCGGTCGACGACCACCCGCGCGCGGGCATCTGCCTCGACACCTGCCACGTCTTCGCCGCCGGCGCCCCGCTCGACGACGAGGGCGGCGCCACGGCCACCGTCGACCGGATCATCGAGATCGGCGGTCCGGGACGTCTGCGCCTGGTGCACGCCAACGACTCGATGGACGTACGCGGCGCCTTCAAGGACCGCCACCAGCGCATCGGCGAGGGCCACATCGGCACGGGCGCCTTCAGCGAGCTCTTCGCCCACCCGGGGCTGGAGGGCGTGCCGTTCATCCTGGAGACCCCGGGCTCGAGGGACGCGGGCAACACCGACATCCCGCTGCTCAAGAAGTTGCGCGAGCAGGCCCACGGATGA
- a CDS encoding phytoene desaturase family protein, translated as MQVVVVGGGFGGMASAARLAKLGHAVTLLDRAPALGGALGQLSHEGFTFDTGPSTTLLPAVVRDLFRKSGRPLEREIDLVPVEVIREHRFADGTSLSLTGGSRAAQKQAFEGLGAGLGQQWVDHVDGLGEVWERLRKDYLERPWDPGLAHRDAVALLRSRATLARTFRRAFGDQRLALVAGHPFLADGHDLAKVPAWLGTVSYVEQKFGAWTVEGGLGALGEVMTKRLATRKVDVRTATGVRDVLLSGKRVRGVRTDAGDVEADAVVCATDPHHFPALRPYVRRTTSTSLPTLVHLGVSGDLPEWVAVAGETVLHGDPTLVLRHGGAAPEGHSVLTVQHRGRASVDVVDLLAERGVDLRGRVVTRVERSPADLAEAWGGSPLGTQWRGRDTVRRRLGPTTPVAGLYAAGAHATPGAGLPFTGLSGALVAQAVGPA; from the coding sequence ATGCAGGTGGTGGTCGTCGGTGGTGGTTTCGGTGGCATGGCGAGCGCGGCGCGGCTCGCCAAGCTCGGCCACGCCGTGACGCTGCTCGACCGCGCCCCGGCCCTCGGCGGCGCCCTCGGACAGCTCAGCCACGAAGGGTTCACCTTCGACACCGGGCCGTCGACGACCCTGCTCCCCGCCGTGGTCCGCGACCTCTTCCGCAAGTCCGGGCGTCCCCTCGAGAGGGAGATCGACCTCGTTCCGGTGGAGGTCATCCGCGAGCACCGCTTCGCCGACGGCACCTCCCTCTCGCTGACCGGTGGTTCCCGCGCCGCGCAGAAGCAGGCCTTCGAGGGCCTCGGCGCCGGCCTCGGCCAGCAGTGGGTCGACCACGTCGACGGGCTGGGTGAGGTCTGGGAGCGGTTGCGCAAGGACTACCTCGAGCGGCCCTGGGACCCGGGCCTCGCGCACCGCGACGCCGTCGCGCTGCTGCGCTCGCGCGCGACGCTCGCCCGCACCTTCAGGCGTGCCTTCGGCGACCAGCGGCTGGCTCTGGTCGCCGGCCACCCCTTCCTCGCCGACGGGCACGACCTCGCCAAGGTCCCGGCGTGGCTGGGCACCGTCTCCTACGTCGAGCAGAAGTTCGGCGCCTGGACCGTCGAGGGCGGGCTCGGCGCGCTCGGCGAGGTGATGACGAAGCGCCTGGCGACACGCAAGGTCGACGTCCGCACCGCCACCGGAGTGCGCGACGTGCTCCTCTCGGGTAAACGGGTCCGTGGCGTGCGCACCGACGCGGGCGACGTCGAGGCCGACGCGGTGGTCTGCGCCACCGACCCGCACCACTTCCCCGCGCTGCGGCCCTACGTGCGGCGTACGACGTCGACCTCGTTGCCGACGTTGGTCCACCTCGGGGTCTCCGGCGACCTGCCCGAGTGGGTGGCCGTGGCCGGCGAGACCGTGCTCCACGGGGACCCCACCCTGGTGCTGCGCCACGGCGGCGCTGCCCCCGAGGGGCACAGCGTGCTCACCGTGCAGCACCGCGGACGGGCGTCGGTCGACGTCGTCGACCTGCTGGCCGAGCGCGGCGTCGACCTCCGCGGGCGCGTGGTCACCCGTGTGGAGCGCTCACCCGCGGACCTGGCCGAGGCGTGGGGCGGCTCACCGTTGGGCACGCAGTGGCGGGGACGCGACACGGTGCGCCGGCGCCTCGGCCCCACCACCCCGGTGGCGGGGTTGTACGCCGCCGGTGCGCACGCGACCCCGGGCGCGGGCCTGCCCTTCACCGGTCTCTCGGGCGCCCTCGTCGCGCAGGCCGTCGGACCGGCCTGA
- a CDS encoding DUF6504 family protein encodes MRRYDDPVEVRRGLVAGQGSGQSLQGPEQFLWHGRLWKVRSVVARWVETGAWWQSSRARSVIGEEVGEADHLPRQRDWDEFEGDLLAERELWRVEAARPAAREPQEGPTSGVFDLSYDAIDGRWQLVGCLD; translated from the coding sequence ATGAGGCGTTACGACGACCCGGTGGAGGTCCGTCGGGGACTGGTGGCCGGGCAGGGGAGCGGACAGTCGCTCCAGGGGCCCGAGCAGTTCCTGTGGCACGGACGGTTGTGGAAGGTGCGCAGCGTGGTGGCCCGCTGGGTGGAGACAGGCGCCTGGTGGCAGTCCTCCCGGGCCCGGTCGGTGATCGGGGAGGAGGTCGGGGAGGCCGACCACCTCCCGCGCCAGCGCGACTGGGACGAGTTCGAGGGCGACCTGCTCGCCGAGCGCGAGCTCTGGCGCGTGGAGGCCGCCCGCCCAGCAGCACGTGAGCCCCAGGAGGGGCCGACCAGTGGGGTCTTCGACCTCTCCTACGACGCGATCGACGGGCGCTGGCAGCTCGTGGGTTGCCTGGACTGA
- a CDS encoding YbaK/EbsC family protein yields the protein MTSEHASIAAFRDEHARRNGTGDVVVLPASVHTAALAAEALGCEVGAIANSLLFSANGSPVLLLTSGAHRVDVTKVARDLGVARIERATPDFVRTHTGQVIGGVSPFAHPAPVPTWIDPWLQRHDVLWAAAGHPSAVYSTTYDELLAMTGATPLDME from the coding sequence ATGACGAGTGAGCACGCATCGATCGCGGCCTTCCGCGACGAACATGCCCGCCGCAACGGTACCGGCGACGTGGTGGTGCTGCCCGCATCGGTGCACACCGCGGCGCTCGCGGCCGAGGCTCTGGGCTGCGAGGTCGGGGCCATCGCCAACAGCCTGCTCTTCTCCGCGAACGGCTCCCCCGTGCTGCTCCTCACCTCGGGGGCCCACCGGGTCGACGTCACCAAGGTGGCCCGCGACCTGGGCGTGGCGCGGATCGAGCGCGCCACCCCCGACTTCGTACGCACCCACACCGGGCAGGTGATCGGCGGCGTCTCCCCCTTCGCCCATCCCGCGCCGGTGCCGACCTGGATCGACCCCTGGCTCCAGCGCCACGACGTGCTCTGGGCAGCAGCCGGCCACCCGTCGGCGGTCTACTCGACGACGTACGACGAGCTGCTCGCCATGACCGGCGCCACGCCCCTCGACATGGAGTGA
- a CDS encoding SAV_6107 family HEPN domain-containing protein, producing MNASRPAAPPAHAVRPGDLHLLPAATHSYLTRATTSLREAVMAPDVPTRYACAHVAALRAAAALLAARAHPAPSRRRQKNAWVLLAEVAPEFAEWATFFAGGASKRAAAEAGSLRAVTEREADDLVRDADRFLAVVESALGLMPHAPETIRLAVAEPGWSERTGAA from the coding sequence ATGAACGCTTCACGACCTGCTGCCCCGCCCGCCCACGCGGTGCGCCCCGGCGACCTGCACCTGCTGCCGGCTGCCACCCACTCCTACCTCACCCGCGCGACCACCTCGTTGCGCGAGGCGGTCATGGCCCCCGACGTGCCGACGCGGTACGCGTGCGCCCACGTCGCCGCGCTGCGGGCCGCCGCTGCGCTCCTGGCGGCCCGGGCGCACCCCGCGCCGAGCCGTCGCCGCCAGAAGAACGCCTGGGTGCTGCTGGCCGAGGTGGCTCCGGAGTTCGCCGAGTGGGCCACCTTCTTCGCCGGCGGTGCGAGCAAGCGCGCCGCCGCCGAGGCTGGGTCGTTGCGCGCGGTGACCGAGCGCGAGGCCGACGACCTGGTGCGGGATGCCGACCGCTTCCTGGCGGTGGTGGAGTCGGCGCTCGGCCTGATGCCTCACGCGCCCGAGACGATCCGCCTCGCGGTGGCCGAGCCCGGATGGTCGGAGCGGACCGGTGCCGCGTGA
- a CDS encoding Rv2175c family DNA-binding protein, with protein sequence MNDGPLSSADLDALVPTWIDWAGAAAQLGVSVGRVRTMIREHELAAAVPRPGAGQQIPADFLQEGEVVKGLPGLLTVLHDGGYDDRECIAWLYTDLDLPGRPIDALRENRGSEVKRRAQSMAF encoded by the coding sequence ATGAACGACGGACCCCTCTCCTCCGCAGACCTCGACGCCCTCGTCCCGACGTGGATCGACTGGGCAGGAGCGGCGGCCCAGCTGGGCGTCTCGGTGGGACGCGTACGCACGATGATCCGTGAGCACGAGCTGGCCGCGGCCGTGCCGCGTCCCGGCGCCGGGCAGCAGATCCCCGCTGACTTCCTCCAGGAGGGCGAGGTCGTGAAGGGACTGCCCGGCCTCCTCACCGTGCTGCACGACGGGGGCTACGACGACCGCGAGTGCATCGCGTGGCTCTACACCGACCTGGACCTGCCGGGCCGTCCGATCGACGCCCTGCGGGAGAACCGCGGCTCCGAGGTCAAGCGTCGCGCCCAGTCGATGGCCTTCTGA
- a CDS encoding polyprenyl synthetase family protein, with protein sequence MPAPTQPAEWDAEAFRTALQSTLDEFLDEQETRLAPLGPDAARLLTEARVALDGGKRFRAAFCWWGYRAIQPEVEDERALLRACAAMELLQASALVHDDLMDASDTRRGRPATHKALEAEHVAAGWRGDAEQYGAAAAILLGDLLLAWSGELLRRCGLSFERVAPALEVFALCRTEVIAGQFLDVSVQARAHADVETAMTVLRYKSAKYSIERPLHIGAALAGATEQQLDTLTEFGLPLGEAFQLRDDLLGVFGDPATTGKPAGDDLVEGKRTVLVALALDGSDEAGAATLDAALGTPLDDTHVAELRAIIQASGAADAVERKITELSDRAVERLDAAGFDAGATVALRRLAGLATQRVF encoded by the coding sequence GTGCCCGCGCCTACCCAGCCTGCCGAGTGGGACGCCGAGGCGTTCCGCACCGCCCTCCAGTCCACCCTGGACGAGTTCCTCGACGAGCAGGAGACCCGTCTGGCGCCGCTGGGCCCCGACGCGGCACGGCTGCTCACCGAGGCCAGGGTCGCCCTCGACGGAGGCAAGCGCTTCCGGGCAGCGTTCTGCTGGTGGGGCTACCGGGCCATCCAGCCCGAGGTGGAGGACGAGCGTGCGCTGCTCCGGGCCTGTGCCGCCATGGAGCTGCTGCAGGCCAGCGCCCTGGTCCACGACGACCTGATGGACGCCTCGGACACCCGTCGGGGCCGTCCGGCCACCCACAAGGCGCTCGAGGCCGAGCACGTGGCGGCCGGCTGGCGAGGCGACGCGGAGCAGTACGGTGCCGCCGCAGCGATCCTGCTGGGCGACCTGCTGCTGGCCTGGTCGGGCGAGCTCCTGCGCCGCTGCGGCCTCTCCTTCGAGCGGGTCGCTCCCGCCCTCGAGGTCTTCGCCCTCTGTCGCACCGAGGTGATCGCGGGCCAGTTCCTGGACGTCTCGGTGCAGGCCCGCGCCCACGCCGACGTCGAGACCGCCATGACGGTGCTGCGCTACAAGTCGGCCAAGTACTCCATCGAACGGCCCCTGCACATCGGCGCCGCGCTGGCCGGTGCCACCGAGCAGCAGCTCGACACGCTCACGGAGTTCGGACTCCCGCTCGGTGAGGCGTTCCAGCTGCGCGACGACCTCCTCGGCGTCTTCGGGGACCCCGCGACCACCGGCAAGCCCGCCGGTGACGACCTGGTCGAGGGCAAGCGCACCGTGCTGGTGGCACTGGCCCTCGACGGATCCGACGAGGCCGGCGCCGCCACGCTCGACGCCGCCCTCGGCACGCCGCTCGACGACACCCATGTGGCCGAGCTGCGGGCGATCATCCAGGCTTCCGGCGCCGCAGACGCCGTGGAACGGAAGATCACCGAGCTCTCCGACCGGGCAGTCGAGCGACTCGATGCCGCCGGGTTCGACGCCGGTGCGACCGTGGCCCTGCGCCGGCTCGCCGGTCTGGCGACGCAGCGGGTCTTCTAG
- a CDS encoding SIMPL domain-containing protein, with amino-acid sequence MQRTVTVTGHGVAHVVPDRAVLRVTASHGAASVAEAVSGLETAGRALSEVAHRLTEPRHVATTGLQVWPRHDHQGRSDGFEARHQVRVVCADLGTAAALVTALAERVGDALRVDSLALEVGDPSDAEERARELAYADARGRAEHLAGLDGAGIGDLVAVVEGDPAGPGPGAGVPHARAAEMGLEPGEQEVRVRVTGTWQLI; translated from the coding sequence ATGCAGAGGACCGTCACCGTCACCGGCCACGGCGTCGCCCACGTGGTCCCCGACCGCGCGGTGCTCCGGGTCACCGCCAGCCATGGCGCCGCCAGCGTCGCCGAGGCCGTCTCCGGCCTGGAGACCGCTGGACGCGCCCTCAGCGAGGTCGCCCATCGGCTCACCGAACCGCGTCACGTCGCGACCACCGGCCTCCAGGTCTGGCCGCGCCACGACCACCAGGGTCGTTCCGACGGCTTCGAGGCACGTCACCAGGTGCGCGTGGTCTGCGCCGACCTCGGGACCGCCGCCGCGCTGGTCACGGCCCTGGCCGAGCGGGTGGGCGATGCCCTGCGCGTCGACTCCCTAGCCCTGGAGGTCGGCGACCCCTCCGACGCCGAGGAGCGGGCGCGCGAGCTGGCGTACGCCGACGCCCGGGGACGCGCCGAGCACCTCGCGGGGCTCGACGGGGCCGGGATCGGTGACCTGGTGGCGGTCGTGGAGGGAGATCCGGCCGGACCCGGACCCGGAGCAGGGGTGCCACATGCCAGGGCTGCCGAGATGGGGCTCGAGCCGGGCGAGCAGGAGGTCCGCGTCCGGGTCACTGGCACCTGGCAGCTGATCTGA